The following coding sequences lie in one Oncorhynchus kisutch isolate 150728-3 linkage group LG17, Okis_V2, whole genome shotgun sequence genomic window:
- the LOC109884818 gene encoding 60S acidic ribosomal protein P2, whose translation MRYVAAYLLAALGGNTNPSSQNIKDILGSVGIEADDQRLAKVISELMGKDINEVLNAGMSKLASVPVGGAVAVSAAGGSAAVAPGAAPALEEKEEEKKEESEESDEDMGFGLFD comes from the exons ATGCGTTACGTGGCCGCCTACCTGTTGGCAGCGCTGGGTGGCAACACCAACCCCAGCAGTCAGAACATCAAGGACATCCTGGGCAGCGTTGGCATCGAGGCTGATGACCAGCGCCTGGCTAAG GTCATCAGTGAGCTGATGGGAAAAGACATCAATGAAGTCCTGAACGCAG gaatgTCCAAGTTGGCCTCCGTGCCAGTAGGGGGGGCTGTGGCAGTGTCAGCGGCTGGTGGatctgctgctgttgctcctggGGCCGCTCCTGCCT tggaagagaaggaggaggagaagaaggaggagtcTGAGGAGTCAGATGAAGACATGGGTTTTGGTCTCTTTGATTAG